A window of Bradyrhizobium sp. AZCC 1610 contains these coding sequences:
- a CDS encoding DUF2336 domain-containing protein, whose product MVQQPAHSIIAELEDAVRGGSSARRVETLRQVTDLFLNDGDRLSDDQVKVFDDVLCLLIARVETRAKAELSKRLAPLDYAPFEVIQHLAWDDEIEVAGNVLANSSRLGTDVLVEIASSKGQDHLLAISGRPNLPAAVTDVIVDRGENQVIRKLANNAGAQFSEEGYSNIVARASADDELVEILGLRGDLPVNCMRDLLRRAKDAVRARLLAIAPPALQEEIKQVLNTIARETPPSGRSFGVAEEYVKLMKGLNELDDAAVYNFAESKKFDEVTVAIAVLNEMPIEMVARLMEGPRADLLLIPCRSARLNWPTVESILRNRPVMPSVNEQTLEIAERDYRKLSMETAQRTVRFWQLHNRIEK is encoded by the coding sequence ATGGTGCAACAGCCGGCGCACTCGATCATTGCCGAACTTGAAGATGCCGTCAGAGGCGGTTCATCCGCCCGACGGGTTGAAACCCTGCGGCAGGTGACCGATCTCTTCCTCAATGACGGGGACCGCCTCAGCGACGACCAGGTCAAGGTCTTCGACGACGTGCTCTGCCTCCTGATCGCGCGCGTCGAAACGCGGGCCAAGGCCGAACTCTCGAAACGGCTGGCGCCGCTCGACTACGCGCCGTTCGAGGTCATCCAGCATCTTGCCTGGGACGACGAGATCGAGGTCGCCGGCAATGTGCTTGCAAATTCCAGCCGGCTCGGGACCGACGTGCTGGTCGAGATCGCCAGCAGCAAGGGGCAGGATCACCTGCTCGCCATTTCCGGCCGGCCCAACCTGCCCGCGGCCGTGACCGACGTCATCGTCGATCGCGGCGAAAACCAGGTGATCCGCAAGCTGGCCAACAATGCCGGCGCGCAGTTTTCCGAAGAAGGCTATTCCAACATCGTCGCCCGCGCCTCCGCCGACGACGAGCTGGTCGAGATTCTCGGCCTTCGCGGCGATCTGCCGGTAAATTGCATGCGCGATCTGCTGCGACGCGCCAAGGACGCGGTCCGCGCCCGCCTGCTGGCCATCGCGCCGCCTGCGCTCCAGGAAGAGATCAAGCAGGTCCTGAACACGATCGCCCGCGAAACGCCGCCCTCGGGGCGGAGCTTCGGCGTTGCCGAGGAGTACGTAAAGCTGATGAAGGGGCTGAACGAGCTGGACGACGCGGCGGTCTATAATTTCGCCGAATCGAAAAAGTTCGACGAGGTCACGGTTGCGATCGCGGTTCTCAATGAGATGCCAATCGAAATGGTGGCTCGGCTGATGGAAGGCCCCCGCGCCGACCTCCTCCTCATTCCCTGCCGGTCGGCCCGCCTGAACTGGCCGACGGTCGAGTCGATCCTGCGCAACCGGCCGGTGATGCCTTCGGTCAACGAGCAGACGCTGGAGATCGCGGAGCGCGATTACCGGAAACTGTCGATGGAGACGGCCCAGCGCACAGTGCGCTTCTGGCAGTTGCACAACAGGATCGAGAAGTAG
- a CDS encoding SDR family oxidoreductase, which yields MRSVVITGASTGIGWASAKLLLDRGFRVFGSVRKQADADRLKGEFGANFSPLIFDVTDEAAVLAAAREVRNALNGETLAGLVNNAGIAVSGPVLELAADEFRRQMDVNFIGPVIATQAFGPLLGSDPALKGPKGRIVMISSVAGRNGNPMTSAYSASKHAIEGLSESLRRELMLFGIDVIIIAPGAVKTPIWSKAEEVDISAYKNSPYFPALEKIRAFMLGLGATGLPAERIAEKVFEALTLPKPKVRYVIAPDPMRQFMAAVLPKRTLDRIIAKRLGLTPQG from the coding sequence ATGAGATCTGTCGTCATCACCGGCGCGTCCACCGGCATCGGCTGGGCCAGTGCGAAATTGCTGCTCGACCGCGGCTTCCGCGTGTTCGGCAGCGTCCGCAAGCAGGCCGACGCCGACCGCCTCAAGGGCGAGTTCGGGGCGAACTTCTCGCCGCTGATCTTCGACGTCACCGATGAGGCCGCCGTATTGGCTGCCGCGCGCGAGGTCCGCAACGCCCTCAACGGGGAGACTCTCGCCGGTCTCGTCAACAATGCCGGCATAGCCGTCTCGGGCCCGGTGCTCGAACTCGCCGCCGACGAATTCCGCCGCCAGATGGACGTCAACTTCATCGGCCCTGTTATCGCGACCCAGGCTTTCGGGCCGCTGCTCGGCTCCGATCCGGCCCTGAAGGGACCGAAGGGGCGGATCGTGATGATCTCCTCGGTCGCCGGCAGGAACGGCAATCCGATGACCTCGGCCTATTCCGCATCCAAGCACGCGATCGAGGGGCTTTCGGAGAGCCTGCGCCGCGAACTGATGCTATTCGGGATCGACGTCATCATCATTGCGCCGGGCGCGGTAAAGACGCCGATCTGGAGCAAGGCCGAGGAGGTCGATATCTCCGCCTACAAGAACTCGCCGTATTTTCCGGCGCTGGAGAAAATCCGCGCCTTCATGCTGGGCCTTGGTGCGACTGGATTGCCGGCGGAGAGGATCGCCGAGAAAGTCTTCGAGGCATTGACGCTGCCGAAACCCAAGGTGCGCTACGTGATCGCGCCGGATCCGATGCGGCAGTTCATGGCAGCCGTGTTGCCCAAGCGCACCCTCGACAGGATCATCGCCAAGCGCCTCGGGCTGACGCCGCAGGGATGA
- a CDS encoding TetR/AcrR family transcriptional regulator, translated as MHPVAKSSAAKSSAVKPRRRASRATAPKPYHHGDLRRVLLDAALQLVDEGGAEAVSVREAARRAGVSPGAPFRHFPSRDALMQAVAEEAQRRFRAEIETALAAAAPGDPLGRFRCLGLAYLRWAMRNPTHFEIISSRRFFEHDKAAAISRDNAELIELTEQALAEAFAAGQLRAVDLRQVQIAGRALVYGFARMNIDGHFPRWGVAAPEAERTAEAILYLFIEGIASRL; from the coding sequence ATGCATCCCGTCGCCAAATCGTCCGCCGCGAAATCCTCGGCCGTCAAGCCGCGCCGTCGCGCGTCCCGCGCGACCGCGCCAAAGCCGTATCATCACGGCGATCTCCGGCGCGTCCTGCTCGATGCCGCGCTGCAGTTGGTCGACGAGGGCGGGGCGGAGGCGGTCAGCGTCCGCGAAGCCGCCCGCCGCGCAGGCGTGTCGCCAGGGGCGCCGTTCCGGCATTTTCCGAGCCGCGACGCCCTGATGCAGGCGGTGGCGGAGGAGGCGCAGCGCCGGTTCCGCGCCGAGATCGAGACGGCGCTTGCCGCCGCAGCCCCCGGCGATCCACTCGGCCGCTTTCGCTGCCTCGGGCTCGCCTACCTGCGCTGGGCGATGCGCAATCCGACCCATTTCGAGATCATTTCCAGCCGGCGCTTTTTTGAGCACGACAAAGCCGCCGCCATCTCCCGCGACAATGCCGAACTGATCGAGCTGACCGAGCAAGCGCTCGCCGAAGCCTTCGCGGCGGGCCAGCTCCGCGCCGTGGACCTCAGGCAGGTCCAGATTGCCGGCCGGGCGCTGGTTTATGGCTTTGCCCGGATGAATATCGACGGCCATTTTCCGCGCTGGGGGGTGGCCGCCCCCGAGGCCGAGCGGACCGCCGAGGCAATCCTCT